In Phycisphaerae bacterium, the following proteins share a genomic window:
- a CDS encoding PEP-CTERM sorting domain-containing protein — protein MKKNSKNKTNSSMMTAIWLLAILVQLVLITCPAQALIYWTNKDGSAGFFDWYNGGSDRGLFGSPTLVGGNTFLFTPSNFRAESLNGIAAIKSDRLEFGLLAHEGYTITGIQITEYGDYGILTSGKVSVSGTMFATNLDAFTILSNSFVSTPASPISTGMGSWTAEAAITNINWTNLKIVLNNNLMAISSPGSTSFIEKKIVGGAVAIELICDGPEIPEPATIAMLSIGSLALIGRKK, from the coding sequence ATGAAAAAGAATAGCAAAAACAAAACAAATAGTTCGATGATGACCGCAATATGGCTGCTGGCCATTCTTGTTCAGCTTGTCCTGATTACATGCCCCGCACAGGCTCTTATTTACTGGACAAACAAGGATGGTTCTGCCGGCTTCTTCGACTGGTACAACGGCGGAAGCGACAGAGGTCTTTTCGGCAGTCCGACTCTGGTTGGCGGAAATACTTTTCTATTCACTCCGTCAAACTTCAGAGCCGAAAGCCTCAATGGCATCGCTGCCATAAAATCAGACAGGCTCGAATTCGGACTGCTCGCTCACGAAGGTTATACCATCACCGGCATTCAAATTACCGAATACGGCGATTATGGTATTCTTACCAGCGGCAAAGTTTCTGTCAGCGGAACAATGTTCGCAACAAATCTCGACGCCTTTACAATCCTCTCTAATAGTTTTGTAAGCACGCCGGCCTCTCCGATATCAACCGGTATGGGAAGCTGGACAGCCGAGGCGGCTATAACAAACATCAACTGGACCAATCTGAAAATAGTGCTGAACAACAATCTTATGGCTATCAGCAGTCCCGGCTCGACATCTTTTATCGAAAAGAAAATCGTAGGAGGAGCCGTCGCCATCGAACTGATTTGTGACGGCCCGGAAATTCCCGAACCCGCAACAATTGCAATGTTATCTATAGGTTCATTAGCCCTCATAGGAAGGAAGAAATAG
- a CDS encoding PEP-CTERM sorting domain-containing protein: MKNLIYRFVLLVTVVFCIQSFLFTNQADAFVSWSNSTGSATYFDWQNGGSNFGLFGDPTLVSGNTFLFTPENFIAISIDGEIGSASDTLSFDLIAHANVLITEIQISEYGDYGILDAGFVDAYSILQADNLVTFETESVNLITNPLMPIFSGTGEWTADGAVSFSGWTHLRVTLDNNLLTISDPGSVAFIQKKILGDSVAITIIPEPATIAALAAGMAFLRRKKH, encoded by the coding sequence ATGAAGAATTTAATTTACAGGTTTGTACTTTTAGTAACTGTAGTATTTTGCATTCAAAGTTTCCTTTTTACAAATCAGGCAGACGCATTTGTCTCCTGGAGCAACTCTACCGGTTCTGCCACTTATTTTGACTGGCAAAATGGAGGCAGCAATTTCGGCCTGTTCGGCGATCCTACTCTTGTCAGTGGAAACACATTCCTGTTTACGCCGGAGAATTTCATCGCCATATCCATAGATGGCGAGATAGGCAGCGCCTCGGATACGCTTAGCTTTGATTTGATTGCACACGCCAATGTGCTGATTACCGAAATACAAATTTCTGAATATGGCGACTACGGCATTCTCGATGCCGGATTTGTTGATGCGTACAGTATCCTGCAGGCGGATAATCTCGTAACCTTCGAAACAGAATCTGTCAATTTAATCACCAATCCGCTAATGCCGATTTTTTCCGGTACAGGCGAATGGACCGCTGACGGAGCAGTCTCTTTTAGCGGATGGACACATCTAAGGGTAACGCTCGACAACAACCTTCTGACAATAAGCGACCCCGGTTCAGTTGCATTTATTCAGAAAAAAATCCTCGGAGATTCGGTAGCTATAACAATTATACCTGAGCCTGCGACAATAGCCGCTCTGGCCGCGGGTATGGCATTCCTCAGAAGGAAGAAACACTAA
- a CDS encoding PEP-CTERM sorting domain-containing protein: MYVRRSFTDIPRFHLRLFVLLLLLFLIPPLQSAFDLGDAQAVIFWQNQNGTANEFDWVNGGSDNGLFGDPTLVGGSTFVFFPSNFRAESVNGVGDIVSDRVQFEIIAHTGKQIKGIRITEYGDYGILTEGSVSATGTLFLTNLNAFGVHYDALTTSPISPIDGGQGTWTGQVVVDDIGWTRLQVVLDNNLLAFSLPGSTAFIQKKIVGGGIDIEIIVPEPATLVLLTLGSMAFIRKKTIRRFVT, translated from the coding sequence ATGTATGTGAGAAGAAGTTTTACAGACATTCCCCGTTTCCACCTCCGTCTATTCGTTCTTCTGTTACTGCTTTTTCTTATTCCGCCATTACAGTCCGCATTTGATTTGGGCGATGCGCAGGCTGTTATCTTCTGGCAGAATCAGAACGGCACGGCAAACGAATTTGACTGGGTAAACGGAGGAAGCGACAATGGTCTCTTCGGAGATCCGACTCTTGTCGGCGGAAGCACATTTGTCTTTTTCCCGTCTAATTTCAGAGCAGAAAGTGTCAATGGCGTGGGTGATATCGTCTCGGACAGGGTTCAGTTCGAAATAATCGCTCATACCGGCAAACAAATCAAAGGCATTCGGATTACCGAATACGGCGATTACGGCATCCTGACCGAGGGCAGCGTATCTGCCACAGGCACTTTGTTTCTGACAAATCTTAATGCATTCGGTGTCCATTACGATGCGCTTACAACATCGCCTATTTCGCCAATCGATGGCGGTCAGGGTACATGGACCGGCCAGGTTGTCGTCGACGATATAGGCTGGACTCGTCTGCAGGTAGTGCTCGACAACAATCTTTTGGCGTTCAGTCTGCCGGGGTCAACTGCTTTTATTCAGAAAAAAATCGTCGGCGGAGGTATCGACATAGAAATCATCGTCCCCGAGCCGGCAACTTTGGTTTTGCTTACGCTGGGAAGTATGGCTTTCATTCGTAAAAAAACTATCCGCAGATTTGTAACATAG
- a CDS encoding PEP-CTERM sorting domain-containing protein (PEP-CTERM proteins occur, often in large numbers, in the proteomes of bacteria that also encode an exosortase, a predicted intramembrane cysteine proteinase. The presence of a PEP-CTERM domain at a protein's C-terminus predicts cleavage within the sorting domain, followed by covalent anchoring to some some component of the (usually Gram-negative) cell surface. Many PEP-CTERM proteins exhibit an unusual sequence composition that includes large numbers of potential glycosylation sites. Expression of one such protein has been shown restore the ability of a bacterium to form floc, a type of biofilm.): protein MRKNNTKRLKLAGLFGAVLLLQTIAHAGYYLPESSTWQGSRYYNQNDVYAYVEYAVYNTDSNSYHDTMDGQIDGFANPGNGQYIYAYQVINLGTDLNPIATFSLLDGDPTATDYIGYTDDGNGGLVPDNYGGSFIWEFTNGLFIANAHSAFLVFTSDSAPVAGSLNISTEYGLEPPIVPETAAASIPEPATITLFTVGAFALLKRKSRK from the coding sequence ATGAGAAAGAACAATACTAAAAGACTTAAATTGGCTGGATTGTTTGGAGCTGTGCTGCTGCTGCAGACGATAGCCCATGCCGGATACTACCTGCCAGAAAGTTCAACATGGCAGGGTTCTCGTTATTACAATCAAAACGATGTATATGCGTATGTTGAATACGCCGTTTACAACACCGACTCAAACAGTTATCACGATACAATGGACGGCCAAATCGACGGATTTGCCAATCCCGGCAACGGCCAATACATTTACGCTTATCAGGTAATAAATCTCGGCACTGATCTGAACCCGATAGCAACGTTCAGCCTTCTTGACGGCGACCCAACCGCTACAGATTATATCGGCTATACAGACGATGGAAACGGCGGCCTGGTCCCGGACAATTACGGCGGTTCTTTTATATGGGAATTCACAAACGGTCTTTTCATCGCCAATGCACATTCCGCATTTCTGGTATTCACCTCCGATTCAGCACCGGTTGCAGGTTCTCTCAATATCTCTACGGAATACGGTTTGGAACCTCCCATCGTTCCAGAGACCGCGGCAGCTTCGATCCCGGAGCCGGCAACAATTACATTATTTACAGTTGGTGCCTTTGCTCTTTTGAAAAGAAAAAGTAGAAAATAA
- a CDS encoding PEP-CTERM sorting domain-containing protein (PEP-CTERM proteins occur, often in large numbers, in the proteomes of bacteria that also encode an exosortase, a predicted intramembrane cysteine proteinase. The presence of a PEP-CTERM domain at a protein's C-terminus predicts cleavage within the sorting domain, followed by covalent anchoring to some some component of the (usually Gram-negative) cell surface. Many PEP-CTERM proteins exhibit an unusual sequence composition that includes large numbers of potential glycosylation sites. Expression of one such protein has been shown restore the ability of a bacterium to form floc, a type of biofilm.) produces MLVYRGLILCFIVSFFNTAFAEGDYAVLMQESPAGAGVITPGIGVHTFEINETVTLTTVPNTGWKFVYWLGDVQDSTVGRTKLNVNGPKIIIAVFEQDKYAAMDSSAGPQISVGPPALYPNRISIRGGEYTGGGSRRYNPPNNTLPYIPPDEPENMAPPVPENQPSPVPEEIPEPATMLLLGMGASLLFINRKNNTE; encoded by the coding sequence ATGTTAGTTTATAGAGGCCTTATCCTCTGTTTTATTGTGAGTTTTTTTAACACTGCTTTTGCCGAAGGTGATTACGCTGTACTTATGCAGGAAAGTCCCGCCGGTGCCGGTGTTATTACCCCGGGCATTGGCGTACACACATTTGAAATCAATGAAACTGTTACACTGACAACCGTTCCCAATACCGGCTGGAAATTCGTTTACTGGCTTGGCGACGTACAGGACTCGACTGTCGGAAGAACCAAACTAAATGTTAACGGCCCAAAAATCATCATAGCCGTTTTCGAACAAGATAAATACGCAGCGATGGATTCTTCCGCCGGTCCGCAGATTAGCGTAGGCCCGCCGGCTTTGTATCCAAACCGTATATCTATCAGAGGTGGAGAATATACCGGCGGCGGCTCAAGAAGATATAATCCTCCGAATAATACGCTGCCATACATTCCTCCGGACGAGCCTGAAAACATGGCCCCGCCGGTGCCGGAAAACCAGCCTTCGCCAGTGCCCGAAGAAATCCCGGAACCTGCAACCATGCTGCTTTTGGGCATGGGCGCATCCCTTTTGTTCATAAACAGAAAAAACAATACAGAATAG
- a CDS encoding PEP-CTERM sorting domain-containing protein — protein MPLTTTDWPATPDATSLAFQKFDSSLGELTKVIFRLNGFMNTEITVTNNGGTSSSGDAHTRLRIYVGYPTVEFPTLSLGAPQIDISSDDFFFTNLAPGNSVKGTFEDIYFLATKQYTAANILAAFTGSGIITLDADTLTLISLSYDGGNTIAAQATKASIDSACVSYIYTPVPEPATIFLLTIGSVFFIKRKNSK, from the coding sequence ATTCCGCTTACAACGACTGACTGGCCTGCGACTCCTGACGCTACATCGTTAGCGTTCCAGAAGTTTGACTCCTCACTGGGAGAATTAACCAAGGTAATATTCCGCCTTAATGGTTTTATGAACACAGAAATCACCGTTACCAACAATGGCGGTACCTCGTCAAGCGGCGATGCCCACACCCGTTTGCGGATATATGTCGGGTATCCCACTGTCGAGTTTCCCACACTCTCTCTTGGCGCTCCGCAAATCGATATATCCAGTGATGACTTTTTCTTCACGAATCTTGCTCCGGGCAATAGCGTGAAAGGAACTTTTGAAGATATTTACTTTTTAGCAACCAAACAATATACCGCTGCTAATATACTTGCGGCATTCACCGGGTCCGGCATAATTACACTGGATGCGGACACGCTCACTCTAATATCTCTAAGTTACGATGGAGGCAATACCATTGCTGCCCAGGCAACTAAGGCGAGTATAGACAGTGCATGCGTTAGTTATATCTACACTCCTGTTCCTGAGCCTGCCACAATCTTTCTTTTAACGATCGGCTCAGTATTTTTCATAAAAAGAAAAAACAGCAAATAA
- a CDS encoding PEP-CTERM sorting domain-containing protein, whose protein sequence is MLKRGLFVCVLGVLLTAMPALADTIGPFFTTAIPLTTTDWPGTPDATSLTFQQFDSSLGTLTKVIFNLSGFMNTDITVTNNGGTSSTGDAHTRLRLYIGYPTVESPTLSLGAPQIDISSDDFVFTNLAPGGSVSESFDDIYFSASKQYTAANILAAFTGAGTITLDADTLTQTVVSYSGGNTIATQITEASLEEGCVTYIYTPVPEPATIALLTIGALASIKRKNSK, encoded by the coding sequence ATGTTGAAACGAGGACTATTTGTATGTGTTTTAGGGGTACTTTTAACTGCTATGCCGGCTCTTGCTGACACCATAGGCCCATTTTTCACCACGGCAATTCCACTTACAACAACCGATTGGCCTGGAACTCCTGACGCTACTTCGTTAACATTCCAGCAGTTTGACTCTTCGCTGGGAACATTAACCAAGGTAATATTTAACCTTAGCGGTTTTATGAACACAGATATCACAGTTACCAACAACGGCGGCACTTCGTCAACAGGCGATGCCCACACCCGTTTGAGGTTATATATTGGATATCCTACTGTAGAGTCTCCCACGCTCTCTCTTGGCGCTCCGCAAATCGATATATCCAGTGATGACTTCGTGTTCACCAATCTTGCTCCGGGCGGCAGCGTGTCAGAAAGTTTTGATGATATTTACTTTTCAGCTTCCAAACAGTATACCGCCGCCAATATACTCGCGGCATTCACCGGGGCCGGCACAATTACGCTGGATGCGGATACTCTCACTCAAACAGTTGTCAGCTACAGTGGCGGCAATACCATTGCTACTCAAATAACCGAAGCTAGTCTGGAAGAAGGATGCGTTACTTATATCTATACTCCGGTTCCTGAGCCTGCTACAATTGCATTGCTCACAATCGGTGCTTTGGCCTCTATAAAGAGGAAAAACAGTAAATAA
- a CDS encoding DUF6691 family protein, whose protein sequence is MDTNLTGFGAGLLFGAALYMGGLAQPDKIVGTLRLKDFHAMRTIALFVIVGMLGTWFLDMAGIAHYSVKPAAVVSVLIGGAILGIGFGMTGYCPGTGLACAASGRIDALVSVVGMFAGAFFFILIYPAIVVPLDKIASYGKVTLPEITHIPRSVYTLVISVAGLAILFKTSCKCKKCN, encoded by the coding sequence ATGGATACTAACTTAACAGGTTTTGGAGCAGGACTGCTTTTCGGAGCGGCCTTATATATGGGCGGCCTGGCACAACCGGATAAAATCGTCGGCACATTGAGATTGAAAGATTTTCACGCTATGCGGACTATCGCTTTATTCGTTATAGTCGGTATGCTCGGCACATGGTTCCTCGATATGGCCGGCATCGCACATTACAGTGTAAAACCGGCAGCGGTTGTGTCGGTGCTTATTGGCGGAGCAATTCTCGGCATTGGTTTCGGAATGACAGGCTATTGCCCCGGCACTGGCCTTGCCTGTGCAGCTTCCGGAAGAATTGACGCCCTTGTCTCTGTCGTTGGTATGTTCGCGGGAGCTTTCTTTTTTATCCTTATCTACCCGGCTATTGTCGTTCCGCTTGATAAAATCGCCAGTTACGGCAAAGTAACACTTCCGGAAATTACACACATCCCTCGCAGCGTTTACACGCTGGTAATATCTGTTGCGGGTCTTGCGATTCTCTTTAAAACAAGCTGCAAATGCAAAAAATGTAATTAA
- a CDS encoding YeeE/YedE thiosulfate transporter family protein has protein sequence MDDLTVKKSPLPWWLAGLVLGLVQILAVGLAEPLGVSTQFVIVDAKIIKSAAPQYTQNHGLISSEKYQKLGYGFWLDVGIVAGAVIAALGMKKWKLKKTTIWWQANYGSNVTKRMTTAFIGGFLVLLGARFAGGCTSGQFASGWAQLSLAAVPFSITLFAFGMITAKIFYPKCPDIEK, from the coding sequence ATGGACGATTTAACTGTAAAAAAATCCCCTTTGCCGTGGTGGCTTGCCGGGCTTGTGCTGGGTCTGGTGCAGATTCTGGCTGTCGGCCTTGCCGAGCCGCTTGGCGTATCGACACAGTTTGTCATCGTCGACGCAAAAATTATTAAATCTGCCGCGCCGCAGTACACACAAAACCACGGTCTTATCAGCTCTGAAAAATATCAAAAGTTAGGTTACGGCTTTTGGCTCGATGTCGGAATTGTCGCCGGAGCTGTTATCGCCGCTTTGGGAATGAAAAAATGGAAACTGAAAAAGACGACAATCTGGTGGCAGGCGAATTACGGCTCGAACGTTACTAAAAGAATGACAACCGCATTTATCGGCGGCTTTTTAGTCCTGCTCGGTGCCAGATTCGCCGGTGGCTGCACAAGCGGCCAATTCGCAAGCGGATGGGCACAGCTTTCCCTTGCGGCCGTGCCATTCTCTATCACGCTCTTTGCCTTTGGAATGATAACGGCAAAAATATTTTACCCCAAATGTCCCGATATCGAAAAATAA
- a CDS encoding response regulator has translation MQEPTHILVIDDDATIRLLLQNALVKKGFKVFSAANGRDGIDLAKSEEIDIVLLDWMMPEMDGMEVLVELKRNTETMHIPVLMLTCKDDSKDIDLAISRGAIDYIVKPFNTYEVPDIVQKHLEKIHHGEHTRKQGFFSKLLSHH, from the coding sequence ATGCAGGAACCGACACATATACTTGTAATTGACGATGACGCAACAATAAGGCTGCTGCTTCAGAACGCCCTGGTCAAAAAGGGATTCAAGGTCTTCTCCGCTGCCAATGGCCGCGACGGCATTGACCTCGCAAAATCCGAAGAAATCGATATCGTACTATTAGATTGGATGATGCCGGAAATGGATGGTATGGAAGTACTGGTAGAGTTGAAACGTAATACCGAAACTATGCACATTCCGGTATTAATGCTCACCTGCAAGGATGATTCGAAGGATATTGACCTGGCCATCAGCAGAGGCGCCATCGATTACATCGTTAAACCTTTCAACACTTACGAAGTTCCGGATATAGTGCAAAAGCATCTTGAAAAAATCCATCATGGCGAACACACACGCAAACAGGGCTTTTTCAGCAAACTCTTATCTCACCATTAA
- the dtd gene encoding D-aminoacyl-tRNA deacylase has translation MRAIVQIVKNAKVTVDNNIAGQIDAGLLVYLGVGKDDNESDAVFVADKIVNLRIFADDNDKMNLSVKDKIGQVLVVSNFTLFGDCRKGRRPGFDLAAEPAIAEKLYEKVVELIKAEGLEVQNGIFAAYMDVTASNDGPINFLIDSKRLF, from the coding sequence ATGAGAGCGATAGTTCAAATAGTAAAAAACGCTAAAGTTACCGTCGATAATAATATCGCCGGTCAAATAGATGCCGGTCTGCTCGTTTATCTCGGCGTCGGCAAAGACGACAACGAATCCGATGCGGTATTCGTAGCGGACAAGATTGTCAACCTGCGGATTTTTGCCGATGATAACGACAAGATGAATTTAAGCGTAAAAGATAAAATAGGACAGGTGCTCGTCGTCAGCAACTTTACTCTTTTCGGAGATTGCCGAAAGGGCAGAAGGCCGGGCTTCGATTTGGCGGCAGAGCCTGCAATCGCAGAAAAACTTTATGAAAAAGTCGTCGAACTTATAAAAGCAGAAGGGCTTGAAGTTCAAAATGGAATCTTTGCCGCCTATATGGATGTAACGGCGTCAAACGACGGGCCAATCAATTTTTTAATAGATAGTAAAAGATTATTTTGA
- the tyrS gene encoding tyrosine--tRNA ligase has product MTDTIKQQVEELKRGTVEIFNEKELAERLVEAAKEKRQLRIKLGMDPTAPDIHLGHTVVMRKMRQFQDMGHKAVLIIGDYTARIGDPTGQNTTRPMLSPEQIDKNAKTYIDQAGKILDTSKDKFEVRPNSEWLADLRLADIIKLTSSTTVARMLERDTFEIRYKAGDAISMHEFLYPLMQGYDSVMVKADVELGGTDQTFNNLVGRDLQRLNNQKPQIVITMPILVGLDGVEKMSKSKGNYIGVTDSPKDMFGKVMSISDEMMENYFTLLTDIPAEKIRELVDSQKSHPKESKVFLGKTIIKQFYDEATAQAAADEFDKVFAQKQLPQDMPEVKISGEPVTAAKLLAVCNLVASGGEAKRLIAGGGMSIDGEKITDPNKPITPANGMIVRAGKLKFAKLSVN; this is encoded by the coding sequence ATGACAGATACAATAAAACAGCAGGTTGAAGAGCTTAAACGCGGAACAGTTGAGATTTTCAACGAAAAAGAACTTGCCGAGCGGCTTGTTGAGGCGGCAAAAGAAAAACGCCAGCTTCGCATCAAACTCGGTATGGACCCGACTGCGCCGGATATTCACCTTGGACATACCGTAGTTATGCGGAAGATGAGACAGTTCCAGGATATGGGACATAAGGCTGTTTTGATTATCGGCGACTACACCGCACGAATCGGCGACCCGACAGGACAAAACACAACAAGGCCGATGCTTTCACCTGAACAAATCGACAAAAACGCAAAGACATACATCGACCAGGCTGGGAAAATTCTCGATACATCGAAAGACAAATTCGAAGTCAGGCCAAACAGCGAATGGCTGGCAGATTTGAGGCTTGCCGATATTATAAAACTTACCAGTTCTACTACTGTTGCAAGAATGCTCGAACGTGATACATTTGAAATCCGTTATAAAGCAGGAGATGCGATAAGTATGCATGAATTTTTATATCCGCTGATGCAGGGATATGATTCTGTTATGGTAAAGGCCGATGTCGAACTGGGCGGAACCGACCAGACGTTTAATAACCTTGTCGGACGCGATTTGCAGAGATTAAACAATCAAAAGCCGCAGATTGTAATTACGATGCCGATACTTGTCGGCCTTGACGGTGTAGAAAAAATGAGCAAGTCAAAAGGCAACTACATCGGCGTAACAGATTCGCCAAAAGATATGTTCGGCAAAGTGATGAGTATAAGCGATGAAATGATGGAAAATTATTTTACGCTCCTGACGGATATACCCGCTGAAAAAATCAGGGAACTCGTCGATTCGCAAAAGAGTCATCCGAAAGAGTCGAAAGTATTTCTCGGCAAAACCATTATAAAACAATTTTACGATGAAGCTACGGCACAGGCCGCTGCCGATGAGTTTGATAAAGTATTTGCGCAGAAACAACTGCCGCAGGATATGCCGGAGGTAAAAATATCGGGCGAGCCTGTAACGGCGGCGAAACTGCTGGCGGTGTGCAATCTTGTCGCAAGCGGCGGAGAAGCGAAAAGACTTATAGCGGGGGGCGGAATGAGTATCGACGGCGAAAAAATTACCGACCCGAATAAACCGATAACGCCTGCAAACGGAATGATTGTCCGTGCAGGAAAACTTAAATTCGCGAAACTTTCGGTAAATTGA
- a CDS encoding nucleotidyltransferase family protein, with the protein MNNIKKNKNGKVQKAIKAEPIIRKLQSHRGQIKKLGVKQLGLFGSAARGEMRANSDVDIVVKFDKTTYRKYLSLKILLKGILGRDVDLLTLPSIQGRLKEQIMKDFINVPTY; encoded by the coding sequence ATGAATAATATAAAAAAAAATAAAAACGGGAAAGTTCAAAAAGCAATTAAGGCTGAGCCGATTATAAGGAAGCTGCAATCGCATCGCGGACAGATAAAAAAACTTGGTGTGAAACAACTTGGACTTTTCGGTTCTGCCGCAAGAGGGGAGATGAGGGCAAATAGCGATGTGGATATTGTTGTTAAATTTGACAAGACAACATACAGAAAGTATTTAAGCCTGAAAATACTGCTCAAAGGTATACTTGGCAGAGATGTTGACCTATTGACTTTACCATCTATCCAGGGAAGGCTTAAGGAACAGATTATGAAGGATTTTATAAATGTCCCGACATACTGA
- a CDS encoding DUF86 domain-containing protein, giving the protein MSRHTELRLLDILDAIERIFSYAKGMSYKDFLSDHKTQDAVVRNIEIIGEAARAISKIFRADNPQIPWDDIIGMRNIIVHHYFGVLIDVVWDIAKKELPSLKKQIKAIIKVD; this is encoded by the coding sequence ATGTCCCGACATACTGAACTGCGATTACTGGATATACTTGATGCCATTGAAAGAATTTTTAGCTATGCAAAAGGTATGAGCTACAAGGACTTTCTGTCCGACCACAAAACACAGGATGCAGTAGTCAGAAATATTGAGATTATAGGCGAAGCGGCCAGGGCCATCTCCAAAATATTCCGTGCCGATAATCCACAAATTCCATGGGATGATATCATAGGTATGCGAAATATAATCGTTCATCATTATTTCGGTGTTCTGATTGACGTAGTATGGGATATTGCAAAAAAAGAACTGCCCAGCCTTAAAAAGCAGATAAAAGCCATTATAAAGGTGGATTGA